GGTATTCCCTACACCATCGTACATTCGACCCAGTTCATGGAATTCCTGAATGGCATCGCTCAATCCGGCACGGTCGGCCTGACGGTCCGCCTGTCGCCAGCCTATGTGCAGCCGATCGCCTCCGATGACGTCGCCGACGCCATGGCCGACGTGGCGCTCTCCGCCCCGGCCAACAAGACGATCGAGATATCGGGTCCCGAACGCGCTCGCCTCAGCGACCTCGTCGCCCGCTATCTAAAGGCGATGAATGACCCGCGCACCGTCGAGGCCGACGCCGAGGCGCGATATTTCGGCGCAAGGCTGAACGATCAGTCGCTCGTCTCCGACGACAATCCGCGGCTCGGTTCGATCACCTTCGAAGAGTGGTTTGCCAAATCAGCCGAGTCGAAGTGATTGGTTTGCCTCAGGACGCGGCCACTCGGGCGCGTCCTCTCCACCCCAGCAACAAAGGAGATTGCCATGATCAGAGCATCAATCATCGCCGCCGCGCTCGCCTTTCTGGCAGCCACCGGAGCTTCCGCCCGAGACAGCAGCAAGTCTGCCAAGGTGACGCTCGTCTATGAGCACGAGCTGCCGAACGTACCCGGCAAGAGCATCAAGGGCGTGCTGGTCGAATACGGTCCCGGGGGCTTCTCTGAAGGCCATACCCACCCGGACTCGGCCTTCATCTACGCCACCGTGCTCGAAGGATCGATCCGCAGCCAGGTCAATGAAGGCCCGATCAAGGTCTATCAGGCCGGAGAGAGCTTCTCGGAAATGCCGGGTGACCGCCATGGCGTCAGCGCGAACGGCAGCAAGACCAAGCCCGCCCGCCTGCTCGCCGTCTTCGTCGTCGACACCAAGCAGAAAGAGCTGACCTTCCCGCTGCAGAACTGATGGTCGGTCCTTGATCGCCCGCGCACGTCGATGCTTGCGCGGGTGGCCGACATCCTAAATCATGTGCCGCCCGCACCTTCCGGAGACAGAGAGATGATCTACGACGCGCTGTTCGGCAAGCCGCTGATATCCCTCATCGTCGTCGGCTTTGCCGGCATCCTCGTCTGGTATTTCCTCTCCAGTCAGCGGCCGACGACGCGGCTGGTGGTGCAGATCCTCTTCTTCGCGGTGATGACGCTGATCCTCGTCGGCAGCGGCATCGAGCCCCATCGCTTTCTGGGATATCAGTCCGAAGACCCGCAGGCCTTGCTCGTTATCGTCGCCAAGTCGCTCTGGTGGATCCACCTGGCATGGGCCGTCATTGGTTTCATCAGGCTCTATCTGGTGCTGGAGGGAAGCCCGCGTGAGGCCCGCCTGCTCCAGGATCTCGTCATCGGCATCGTCTATATCGGCATAGCGCTCTCGATCCTCGCCTTCGTCTTCGGCGTGCCGATCGGAACCCTCGTCGCGACATCAGGCGTGGTCGCCATCATTCTGGGTTTGGCGCTGCAGAACACGCTCGCCGACGTCTTTTCCGGCATCGCGCTGACGCTCGGCCGGCCCTATGTTATCGGCGACTGGATACTCTTGAGCGACGGCACGGAAGGGCGCGTCGTCGAAAGCAACTGGCGCGCGACGCACATCCTGACCGGCGCCAATAATGTCGTCGTCCTGCCCAACAGCCTCCTGGCGAAACTCGGCCTGACCAATGTCAGCCGGCCGGACGAGACCCATCTGCTGATCCTCACCATCCGCATCGCTCCGACCCGGATGCCGGCATCGATCCGCCAGGTCATGCTCTCGGCGCTCACGAGCTGCAATTCGATCGTGCGCGAGCCGCCGCCGGTCGTTTCATTGAAGGGGTTGGACGCCACCGCGCTCGAAGTCGAGCTGCAGTTTCGGGTGACGAGCCCCAGTCAGCGCGTGACAGCGCGAAATGAGGTGCTCGATCTCGTCTATCGCCATTGCAAATCCGCCGGCTTGCTTTTGGCCGTTCCACCCGCAGCCCAGGTGCTGACCGCCGATCTGCCGACGGAAGAAAACGCCAAGCCGCCGACCGTCACGCCGCTTGCGCTGATCGAAGCCATTCCCGTCTTTGCAA
This DNA window, taken from Rhizobium etli CFN 42, encodes the following:
- a CDS encoding cyclic nucleotide-binding domain-containing protein, whose product is MIYDALFGKPLISLIVVGFAGILVWYFLSSQRPTTRLVVQILFFAVMTLILVGSGIEPHRFLGYQSEDPQALLVIVAKSLWWIHLAWAVIGFIRLYLVLEGSPREARLLQDLVIGIVYIGIALSILAFVFGVPIGTLVATSGVVAIILGLALQNTLADVFSGIALTLGRPYVIGDWILLSDGTEGRVVESNWRATHILTGANNVVVLPNSLLAKLGLTNVSRPDETHLLILTIRIAPTRMPASIRQVMLSALTSCNSIVREPPPVVSLKGLDATALEVELQFRVTSPSQRVTARNEVLDLVYRHCKSAGLLLAVPPAAQVLTADLPTEENAKPPTVTPLALIEAIPVFATLTSDERQKLAETTTVRQFRKGDVIVRESEMLPSLIMVRAGIIVARRQGEERGRFAPGDFFGETGLLAGMQEVCTLEALTPVTVYEIDQKAFAPLLTERPALAEEIAEALAGRAERFRDGAALPPEQASNAHAILKTIRTIFRA
- a CDS encoding SDR family oxidoreductase, with product MKIIVIGGTGLIGSKTVERLRKRGHEVIAASPNSGVNTITGEGLAEALAGAQVVLDLANSPSFEDKAVLEFFETSGRNLLAAEKAAGVKHHIALSVVGTERLQESGYFRGKLAQEKLIRASGIPYTIVHSTQFMEFLNGIAQSGTVGLTVRLSPAYVQPIASDDVADAMADVALSAPANKTIEISGPERARLSDLVARYLKAMNDPRTVEADAEARYFGARLNDQSLVSDDNPRLGSITFEEWFAKSAESK
- a CDS encoding cupin domain-containing protein; protein product: MIRASIIAAALAFLAATGASARDSSKSAKVTLVYEHELPNVPGKSIKGVLVEYGPGGFSEGHTHPDSAFIYATVLEGSIRSQVNEGPIKVYQAGESFSEMPGDRHGVSANGSKTKPARLLAVFVVDTKQKELTFPLQN